A genomic window from Osmia bicornis bicornis chromosome 4, iOsmBic2.1, whole genome shotgun sequence includes:
- the LOC114874705 gene encoding Bloom syndrome protein homolog isoform X1 produces MSKKIPLSQNDIQPTFKGFLERMKNKQMQSSTPKASNINLQLNEGLDMCKNHESNNVKKSEVNTKSSIISLDSSNESLCDSSNITKKPDNQDAKEEETLFNSTCKPKFPTIENTQNSKTKVIHSSDSEDDIRVKPTSSLNRKNRIFNSSNEESIINEHSLSVNKDCRSAINDVSSKESPETNEKKLIGNDSPRTPRKYSTDIKNENFIISDSDSSPSFKHSPIRISRKKWIGPDFKLNLKPLGLGKQLDPWIESSRKKPIMSSVPVTRQKLEDRYKHLKDFQIEVLEKFYAALDQIPLPVLEKFPDFNKHSFQNLKIVYQHVKAKIRLVETKLIHVKTDENERPADDKLCEIKNSSPLSKIIGTSGGQSILSISDSSSCNLSTVNLVDTESSSINTMKMENTVSPIVKGSSQFFEKKNESQVKEQKDTTINSYGLPNQVKSTDSLVQGKKSKFQLKRPIKATIGSEVSKRIGEIWEKEEQSKIVNSKAVAVNSDNYINFDDYKAKQIEEMWEKDKQSKIVNSKAVTVNSDNYTNFDNYEAKQIEINKDACYTEEKKQDLQISEILKCENNQQDWFDTLNVDDDALYSEDIVDCLTQELEQFPALNKECNIKSVVATQNINDNEYGKEQQKTAKTNTEIGIFTGNYKNDGVSGEFDGLTYAHSREMLKIFRQKFGLYSFRPNQLQAINAAMLGFDCFVLMPTGGGKSLCYQLPALLLRGVTIVISPLKSLILDQVQKLTSLDIPAAHMSGTITDSQAEGIYRELSKKEPALKLLYVTPEKISASQKFCNLLTTLYERELLARFVIDEAHCVSQWGHDFRPDYKRLKCLRDKYPKVPMIALTATATPRVRTDILYQLGLTQPKWFMSSFNRPNLRYSIIAKKGKNCSDEVIAMINTKYKNDCGIVYCLSRKECDDYAMQMKKNGIKALSYHAGLTDNNRSDIQGRWISEEIKVVCATIAFGMGIDKPNVRFVIHAALPKSIEGYYQESGRAGRDGENADCILFYNYVDMHRIRKMIEMDNSNPDAIKTNIDNLFKMVSFCENKTDCRRTQQLNYFGEVFNRQQCIANKPTSCDNCRCKDDFTMLNATEDAKQIMKAVRDINQSRSCNLTLVLLTDIFKGSDLKKIRESGLNKLPLYGRGRSWNRSDIERLLHNMVLKDYLQEKMYINNEIACAYLKIGPNANELMTRKDIKVEIPMKSSNNSSNAVATVSTVTKKIDKVLLELQERCYKELMEIIKGIAGALDISAASVMNMIAIRAMSQKLPDTEEAMLQIPHVTKANFEKYGKALLDITQKYAAEKYVILSEEQVESNGSDNDDDGTWDNDTSSFTNNFNKRRGTKRKGKSNYRNTMKKFKRTTTNTTQKGKTTTKGKNAASSSSKGPGLVSLNTKKDYSSNPYRYMQFG; encoded by the exons atgtCAAAGAAAATTCCACTGAGCCAAAATGATATACAACCTACATTTAAAGGATTTCTtgaacgaatgaaaaataaacagatGCAATCCAg cACCCCTAAAGcatcaaatataaatttacaGTTAAATGAAGGTTTGGATATGTGTAAAAATCATGAGTCTAATAATGTAAAGAAATCAGAAGTAAATACTAAATCATCTATTATATCTCTT GATAGTTCTAATGAGTCACTCTGTGATTCTTCTAATATTACTAAAAAGCCAGATAATCAAGATGCTAAGGAAGAGGAAACACTATTTAATAGTACATGTAAACCAAAATTTCCTACAATTGAAAACACACAAAACTCAAAAACAAAAGTTATTCATTCATCGGATAGTGAAGATGATATAAGAGTAAAACCAACTTCGAGTTTAAATAGAAAGAATAGAATCTTTAACAGTAGCAATGAGGaatcaataataaatgaaCATTCTCTATCTGTAAACAAAGATTGTAGGTCTGCCATTAATGATGTATCTTCTAAAGAATCACctgaaacaaatgaaaaaaaattaattggaaaTGATAGTCCAAGGACTCCAAGGAAATATTCTACTGATATAAAGAATGAAAACTTCATAATATCGGATTCAGATAGTAGTCCAAGTTTTAAGCATAGTCCTATCCGAATTTCTAGGAAGAAATGGATAGGACcagattttaaattaaatttgaaaccTTTAGGTTTAGGAAAACAATTGGATCCTTGGATAGAATCTTCAAGGAAGAAACCAATAATGTCTTCAGTACCT GTTACAAGGCAAAAATTAGAGGATAGATACAAACATCTGAAAGATTTTCAAATAGAAgttcttgaaaaattttatgcTGCATTAGATCAAATTCCATTGCCtgttttagaaaaatttccgGATTTCAACAAACATTCATttcagaatttaaaaattgtataccAACATGTCAAAGCAAAAATAAGATTAGTTGAAACAAAGTTAATTCATGTAAAAActgatgaaaatgaaagacCTGCAGATGATAAATTatgtgaaattaaaaatagttcACCGTTATCTAAAATAATTGGAACTTCAGGAGGACAATCAATCTTAAGTATTTCAGATAGCAGTAGCTGTAATTTATCCACTGTTAATTTGGTTGATACAGAATCAAGTTCCATTAATACtatgaaaatggaaaatacgGTTTCACCAATAGTAAAAGGAtcttctcaatttttcgagAAAAAGAATGAATCACAAGTAAAAGAACAAAAAGATACTACTATTAATTCATATGGTTTACCCAATCAAGTAAAATCTACTGATTCTTTAGTTCAAGggaaaaaaagtaaatttcaGTTAAAAAGACCCATTAAAGCAACTATAGGTTCTGAAGTATCTAAACGAATTGGAGAAATatgggaaaaagaagaacagTCTAAAATTGTGAACTCTAAAGCAGTAGCTGTTAATTCtgataattatataaattttgatGATTATAAAGCAAAACAAATTGAAGAAATGTGGGAAAAAGATAAACAGTCTAAAATTGTAAACTCTAAAGCAGTAACTGTTAATTCtgataattatacaaattttgataattatgAAGCAAAACAAATTGAAATCAATAAAGATGCATGTTACacagaagaaaagaagcaaGACCTTCAAATTAGCGAAATATTGAAATGTGAAAATAATCAACAGGATTGGTTTGATACATTGAATGTAGATG ATGATGCTTTATATTCTGAAGATATAGTTGACTGCTTAACTCAAGAACTTGAACAGTTTCCTGCattaaataaagaatgtaatataaaatcaG taGTAGCTAcacaaaatattaatgataatgAATATGGCAAAGAACAACAAAAAACAGCTAAAACAAATACTGAAATCGGTATTTTCACTGGAAACTACAAAAACGATGGTGTTAGTGGTGAATTTGATGGATTAACATATGCGCATTCACGAGAAATGTTAAAG ATTTTTCGACAAAAATTTGGATTATATTCATTTAGACCAAATCAGTTGCAAGCAATTAATGCTGCAATGTTGGGATTTGATTGTTTTGTTTTAATGCCAACTGGAGGAGGAAAGTCATTATGCTATCAACTGCCAGCTCTCTTGTTACGTGGAGTTACAATTGTAATTTCACCATTGAAAAGTCTTATTCTTGATCAAGTACAGAAACTTACTTCTCTTGAT ATTCCAGCTGCACATATGTCTGGTACAATTACAGACAGCCAAGCAGAAGGAATATATAGAGAACTTTCAAAAAAAGAACCAGCTCTTAAATTACTGTATGTAACTCCAGAAAAAATATCTGCATCtcaaaaattttgtaatctCTTAACTACCTTGTATGAAAGAGAATTATTAGCTAGGTTCGTCATTGACGAAGCACATTGCGTTAGTCAATGGGGGCATGATTTTCGACCTGAttataaaagattaaaatgtCTTAGAGATAAATATCCTAAAGTACCAATGATTGCTCTTACAGCAACAGCTACACCCAGAGTTCGAACTGACATATTGTATCAGTTAGGACTTACTCAACCAAAATG gttTATGTCGAGCTTTAATAGGCCGAATTTAAGGTATAGTATAATTGcaaagaagggaaaaaattgttcagaTGAAGTTATAGCTATGATAAATACAAAGTACAAAAACGACTGTGGTATTGTTTATTGTTTATCTCGTAAAGAATGTGATGATTATGCGATGCAAATGAAAAAGAATGGCATTAAAGCATTAAGCTATCATGCTGGGCTTACAGACAATAACAGAAGTGATATTCAAGGTCGATGGATTTCAGAAGAA ATAAAAGTTGTTTGTGCAACAATAGCGTTTGGAATGGGTATTGACAAACCAAATGTACGCTTTGTAATCCACGCAGCTCTTCCAAAATCTATCGAAGGTTACTATCAAGAAAGTGGACGTGCTGGTCGTGATGGAGAGAACGCGgattgtatattattttataattatgttGATATGCAcagaataagaaaaatgattgaaatggacAACTCAAATCCTGATGCAATAAAAACTAATAtagataatttatttaaaatggtaTCATTTTGTGAGAATAAAACAGATTGTCGCAGAACGCAGCAACTTAATTATTTTGGAGAAGTGTTCAATCGACAACAATGCATCGCTAATAAACCAACATCGTGTGACAACTGTAGATGTAAA GATGATTTTACAATGTTAAATGCAACGGAAGATGCAAAACAGATTATGAAAGCTGTACGCGATATTAATCAATCGAGAAGTTGTAATCTGACATTAGTACTTCTTACAGATATATTTAAGGGAAGTGATCTCAAGAAAATAAGAGAATCAG GTCTTAATAAACTGCCTTTATACGGCCGTGGAAGATCATGGAACAGAAGCGATATAGAACGCCTATTACATAATATGGTGCTCAAAGACTATTTAcaagaaaaaatgtatataaataatgaaatagcTTGTGCCTATTTAAAGATTGGTCCAAATGCTAATGAATTAATGACAAGAAAGGATATAAAG GTGGAAATTCCCATGAAATCATCTAACAATAGTTCTAATGCAGTGGCTACAGTATCTACGGTTACGAAAAAGATCGATAAAGTTCTTTTAGAGCTACAAGAACGTTGCTACAAAGAATTaatggaaataataaaaggaaTTGCTGGAGCACTTGATATTTCAGCGGCTTCAGTTATGAATATGATAGCAATCAGGGCAATGAGCCAGAAACTTCCAGATACTGAAGAAGCTATGTTACAAATACCGCATGTAACTAAagcaaatttcgaaaaatatgGAAAAGCTTTGTTGGATATTACTCAAAAATATGCTGCAGAGAAATATG taatATTAAGTGAAGAACAAGTGGAAAGTAACGGTAGCGACAACGACGATGATGGTACTTGGGATAATGACACTTCTTCTTTTACTAATAACTTTAACAAACGCCGAGgtacaaaaagaaaaggtaAAAGTAATTACCGAAACACAATGAAAAAGTTTAAACGCACTACAACGAA TACTACgcaaaaaggaaaaacaacGACAAAAGGAAAAAATGCAGCTTCAAGTTCAAGTAAAGGTCCTGGACTTGTAAgtttaaatacaaaaaaagaCTATAGCTCGAATCCTTATAGATATATGCAATTTggttaa
- the LOC114874724 gene encoding succinate dehydrogenase assembly factor 2, mitochondrial-like, with amino-acid sequence MNTLAKSFVLRVNPVHSVRNVSTSCIRHKDDFINVIHPEGQEPTIPQYVERNEEGIDVKRARLIYQSRKRGMLENGLLLSTFVKKYLHEFDDKQLQLYDHLINLPTNDWDIFYWATGAKPTPAEFDNEVMDLLKKHIRNEDRQARIMQPEL; translated from the exons ATGAATACTCTTGCGAAGTCTTTTGTGCTTAGG GTTAACCCAGTACACTCAGTAAGAAATGTTTCGACGAGTTGTATAAGGCATAAAGATgattttattaatgtaattcATCCGGAAGGCCAAGAACCTACTATACCACAATATGTTGAACGTAATGAGGAGGGCATAGATGTTAAAAGAGCTCG gTTAATATATCAATCTCGTAAACGTGGTATGTTAGAAAATGGTCTTCTTTTGAGTACAttcgtaaaaaaatatttacatgaATTTGATGATAAACAATTACAATTATATGACCATCTTATAAATTTACCGACAAATGATTGGGATATATTTTATTGGGCCACAGGCGCAAAGCCTACTCCAGCTGAATTTGATAATGAAGTCATGGatttgttaaaaaaacatattaGAAATGAGGATCGTCAGGCAAGAATAATGCAACCTGAATTATAG
- the LOC114874705 gene encoding Bloom syndrome protein homolog isoform X2, whose product MSKKIPLSQNDIQPTFKGFLERMKNKQMQSSTPKASNINLQLNEGLDMCKNHESNNVKKSEVNTKSSIISLDSSNESLCDSSNITKKPDNQDAKEEETLFNSTCKPKFPTIENTQNSKTKVIHSSDSEDDIRVKPTSSLNRKNRIFNSSNEESIINEHSLSVNKDCRSAINDVSSKESPETNEKKLIGNDSPRTPRKYSTDIKNENFIISDSDSSPSFKHSPIRISRKKWIGPDFKLNLKPLGLGKQLDPWIESSRKKPIMSSVPVTRQKLEDRYKHLKDFQIEVLEKFYAALDQIPLPVLEKFPDFNKHSFQNLKIVYQHVKAKIRLVETKLIHVKTDENERPADDKLCEIKNSSPLSKIIGTSGGQSILSISDSSSCNLSTVNLVDTESSSINTMKMENTVSPIVKGSSQFFEKKNESQVKEQKDTTINSYGLPNQVKSTDSLVQGKKSKFQLKRPIKATIGSEVSKRIGEIWEKEEQSKIVNSKAVAVNSDNYINFDDYKAKQIEEMWEKDKQSKIVNSKAVTVNSDNYTNFDNYEAKQIEINKDACYTEEKKQDLQISEILKCENNQQDWFDTLNVDDDALYSEDIVDCLTQELEQFPALNKECNIKSVATQNINDNEYGKEQQKTAKTNTEIGIFTGNYKNDGVSGEFDGLTYAHSREMLKIFRQKFGLYSFRPNQLQAINAAMLGFDCFVLMPTGGGKSLCYQLPALLLRGVTIVISPLKSLILDQVQKLTSLDIPAAHMSGTITDSQAEGIYRELSKKEPALKLLYVTPEKISASQKFCNLLTTLYERELLARFVIDEAHCVSQWGHDFRPDYKRLKCLRDKYPKVPMIALTATATPRVRTDILYQLGLTQPKWFMSSFNRPNLRYSIIAKKGKNCSDEVIAMINTKYKNDCGIVYCLSRKECDDYAMQMKKNGIKALSYHAGLTDNNRSDIQGRWISEEIKVVCATIAFGMGIDKPNVRFVIHAALPKSIEGYYQESGRAGRDGENADCILFYNYVDMHRIRKMIEMDNSNPDAIKTNIDNLFKMVSFCENKTDCRRTQQLNYFGEVFNRQQCIANKPTSCDNCRCKDDFTMLNATEDAKQIMKAVRDINQSRSCNLTLVLLTDIFKGSDLKKIRESGLNKLPLYGRGRSWNRSDIERLLHNMVLKDYLQEKMYINNEIACAYLKIGPNANELMTRKDIKVEIPMKSSNNSSNAVATVSTVTKKIDKVLLELQERCYKELMEIIKGIAGALDISAASVMNMIAIRAMSQKLPDTEEAMLQIPHVTKANFEKYGKALLDITQKYAAEKYVILSEEQVESNGSDNDDDGTWDNDTSSFTNNFNKRRGTKRKGKSNYRNTMKKFKRTTTNTTQKGKTTTKGKNAASSSSKGPGLVSLNTKKDYSSNPYRYMQFG is encoded by the exons atgtCAAAGAAAATTCCACTGAGCCAAAATGATATACAACCTACATTTAAAGGATTTCTtgaacgaatgaaaaataaacagatGCAATCCAg cACCCCTAAAGcatcaaatataaatttacaGTTAAATGAAGGTTTGGATATGTGTAAAAATCATGAGTCTAATAATGTAAAGAAATCAGAAGTAAATACTAAATCATCTATTATATCTCTT GATAGTTCTAATGAGTCACTCTGTGATTCTTCTAATATTACTAAAAAGCCAGATAATCAAGATGCTAAGGAAGAGGAAACACTATTTAATAGTACATGTAAACCAAAATTTCCTACAATTGAAAACACACAAAACTCAAAAACAAAAGTTATTCATTCATCGGATAGTGAAGATGATATAAGAGTAAAACCAACTTCGAGTTTAAATAGAAAGAATAGAATCTTTAACAGTAGCAATGAGGaatcaataataaatgaaCATTCTCTATCTGTAAACAAAGATTGTAGGTCTGCCATTAATGATGTATCTTCTAAAGAATCACctgaaacaaatgaaaaaaaattaattggaaaTGATAGTCCAAGGACTCCAAGGAAATATTCTACTGATATAAAGAATGAAAACTTCATAATATCGGATTCAGATAGTAGTCCAAGTTTTAAGCATAGTCCTATCCGAATTTCTAGGAAGAAATGGATAGGACcagattttaaattaaatttgaaaccTTTAGGTTTAGGAAAACAATTGGATCCTTGGATAGAATCTTCAAGGAAGAAACCAATAATGTCTTCAGTACCT GTTACAAGGCAAAAATTAGAGGATAGATACAAACATCTGAAAGATTTTCAAATAGAAgttcttgaaaaattttatgcTGCATTAGATCAAATTCCATTGCCtgttttagaaaaatttccgGATTTCAACAAACATTCATttcagaatttaaaaattgtataccAACATGTCAAAGCAAAAATAAGATTAGTTGAAACAAAGTTAATTCATGTAAAAActgatgaaaatgaaagacCTGCAGATGATAAATTatgtgaaattaaaaatagttcACCGTTATCTAAAATAATTGGAACTTCAGGAGGACAATCAATCTTAAGTATTTCAGATAGCAGTAGCTGTAATTTATCCACTGTTAATTTGGTTGATACAGAATCAAGTTCCATTAATACtatgaaaatggaaaatacgGTTTCACCAATAGTAAAAGGAtcttctcaatttttcgagAAAAAGAATGAATCACAAGTAAAAGAACAAAAAGATACTACTATTAATTCATATGGTTTACCCAATCAAGTAAAATCTACTGATTCTTTAGTTCAAGggaaaaaaagtaaatttcaGTTAAAAAGACCCATTAAAGCAACTATAGGTTCTGAAGTATCTAAACGAATTGGAGAAATatgggaaaaagaagaacagTCTAAAATTGTGAACTCTAAAGCAGTAGCTGTTAATTCtgataattatataaattttgatGATTATAAAGCAAAACAAATTGAAGAAATGTGGGAAAAAGATAAACAGTCTAAAATTGTAAACTCTAAAGCAGTAACTGTTAATTCtgataattatacaaattttgataattatgAAGCAAAACAAATTGAAATCAATAAAGATGCATGTTACacagaagaaaagaagcaaGACCTTCAAATTAGCGAAATATTGAAATGTGAAAATAATCAACAGGATTGGTTTGATACATTGAATGTAGATG ATGATGCTTTATATTCTGAAGATATAGTTGACTGCTTAACTCAAGAACTTGAACAGTTTCCTGCattaaataaagaatgtaatataaaatcaG TAGCTAcacaaaatattaatgataatgAATATGGCAAAGAACAACAAAAAACAGCTAAAACAAATACTGAAATCGGTATTTTCACTGGAAACTACAAAAACGATGGTGTTAGTGGTGAATTTGATGGATTAACATATGCGCATTCACGAGAAATGTTAAAG ATTTTTCGACAAAAATTTGGATTATATTCATTTAGACCAAATCAGTTGCAAGCAATTAATGCTGCAATGTTGGGATTTGATTGTTTTGTTTTAATGCCAACTGGAGGAGGAAAGTCATTATGCTATCAACTGCCAGCTCTCTTGTTACGTGGAGTTACAATTGTAATTTCACCATTGAAAAGTCTTATTCTTGATCAAGTACAGAAACTTACTTCTCTTGAT ATTCCAGCTGCACATATGTCTGGTACAATTACAGACAGCCAAGCAGAAGGAATATATAGAGAACTTTCAAAAAAAGAACCAGCTCTTAAATTACTGTATGTAACTCCAGAAAAAATATCTGCATCtcaaaaattttgtaatctCTTAACTACCTTGTATGAAAGAGAATTATTAGCTAGGTTCGTCATTGACGAAGCACATTGCGTTAGTCAATGGGGGCATGATTTTCGACCTGAttataaaagattaaaatgtCTTAGAGATAAATATCCTAAAGTACCAATGATTGCTCTTACAGCAACAGCTACACCCAGAGTTCGAACTGACATATTGTATCAGTTAGGACTTACTCAACCAAAATG gttTATGTCGAGCTTTAATAGGCCGAATTTAAGGTATAGTATAATTGcaaagaagggaaaaaattgttcagaTGAAGTTATAGCTATGATAAATACAAAGTACAAAAACGACTGTGGTATTGTTTATTGTTTATCTCGTAAAGAATGTGATGATTATGCGATGCAAATGAAAAAGAATGGCATTAAAGCATTAAGCTATCATGCTGGGCTTACAGACAATAACAGAAGTGATATTCAAGGTCGATGGATTTCAGAAGAA ATAAAAGTTGTTTGTGCAACAATAGCGTTTGGAATGGGTATTGACAAACCAAATGTACGCTTTGTAATCCACGCAGCTCTTCCAAAATCTATCGAAGGTTACTATCAAGAAAGTGGACGTGCTGGTCGTGATGGAGAGAACGCGgattgtatattattttataattatgttGATATGCAcagaataagaaaaatgattgaaatggacAACTCAAATCCTGATGCAATAAAAACTAATAtagataatttatttaaaatggtaTCATTTTGTGAGAATAAAACAGATTGTCGCAGAACGCAGCAACTTAATTATTTTGGAGAAGTGTTCAATCGACAACAATGCATCGCTAATAAACCAACATCGTGTGACAACTGTAGATGTAAA GATGATTTTACAATGTTAAATGCAACGGAAGATGCAAAACAGATTATGAAAGCTGTACGCGATATTAATCAATCGAGAAGTTGTAATCTGACATTAGTACTTCTTACAGATATATTTAAGGGAAGTGATCTCAAGAAAATAAGAGAATCAG GTCTTAATAAACTGCCTTTATACGGCCGTGGAAGATCATGGAACAGAAGCGATATAGAACGCCTATTACATAATATGGTGCTCAAAGACTATTTAcaagaaaaaatgtatataaataatgaaatagcTTGTGCCTATTTAAAGATTGGTCCAAATGCTAATGAATTAATGACAAGAAAGGATATAAAG GTGGAAATTCCCATGAAATCATCTAACAATAGTTCTAATGCAGTGGCTACAGTATCTACGGTTACGAAAAAGATCGATAAAGTTCTTTTAGAGCTACAAGAACGTTGCTACAAAGAATTaatggaaataataaaaggaaTTGCTGGAGCACTTGATATTTCAGCGGCTTCAGTTATGAATATGATAGCAATCAGGGCAATGAGCCAGAAACTTCCAGATACTGAAGAAGCTATGTTACAAATACCGCATGTAACTAAagcaaatttcgaaaaatatgGAAAAGCTTTGTTGGATATTACTCAAAAATATGCTGCAGAGAAATATG taatATTAAGTGAAGAACAAGTGGAAAGTAACGGTAGCGACAACGACGATGATGGTACTTGGGATAATGACACTTCTTCTTTTACTAATAACTTTAACAAACGCCGAGgtacaaaaagaaaaggtaAAAGTAATTACCGAAACACAATGAAAAAGTTTAAACGCACTACAACGAA TACTACgcaaaaaggaaaaacaacGACAAAAGGAAAAAATGCAGCTTCAAGTTCAAGTAAAGGTCCTGGACTTGTAAgtttaaatacaaaaaaagaCTATAGCTCGAATCCTTATAGATATATGCAATTTggttaa